The Meiothermus sp. Pnk-1 DNA window CCGTAGGGGTCGCGGTCCTCAGCGCCCTGAACGGAGGGCTTTACCGGGAGGTGGCCGCGGTGGGCCTCTGCCTGGGCCTCTTCTCGGCCACCGCGCTCTTTGCCCTGGGAGGAAAAAGGTGGTGAGGCTCGAGGGGGTCACCAAGGCGTTCGGCGCGGGGATGGGGGTCTTCGGGGTGGAGCTGGAGGTGATCCCCGGGGAGATCCTGGTCCTTTTGGGGGCTTCGGGAAGCGGCAAGAGCACCCTCCTTAACCTGGTAGCGGGGCTTCTCCTCCCCGACCGGGGGCGGGTGGTCCTGGCCGAGAAGGAGGTGACCCGCCTGCCCCCGGAGCGACGCCAGGTAGCCTATGTCTTCCAGGACTTGGGCCTTTGGCCCCACCTCACCGCCTTGGAGCACCTCCTCCTGGTGATGCCGCACCCCGAGCGCAAGGAGGCCCTGGCTTTGTTGGAGCGGGTGGGGCTTCTGGATCACGCCCACCGGCGGCCCGGGGAGCTTTCCGGCGGGCAGAAGCAGCGCATAGCCCTGGCCCGGGCCTTGGCCCGGAAACCTCAGGTCATCCTCCTGGACGAGCCCTACAGCGCCCTGGACCCGGTGCTCCGGGAAGGCTTGCGCCTCGAGGTGCGGGCCCTTCTCAAGGAGACGGGGACCACCGCCTTGCACGTGACCCACGACCCCGAAGAGGCCATGCTCCTGGGGGACCGGGTAGGGGTGATGGCCGGAGGGAGGCTTCTGGAGGTGGGGCCGCCCCGGGAAGTCTACGAGCGGCCGCTGTCGCTAGCCGCTTTCCTGGCTTTTGGCCGGGCCAACGTGCTGTCGGACGGGGAAGGCTTTTTGGCTTTCCGCTACGAGGAGGTAGCCCCGGGAGGCCCCCTTTGCGCCCGGGTGCTGGAGAGGCGGGAGGTTCGGGGGGAGGTGCTGTGCCGGGTCCGCCTGCCCCAGGGGGAGGCCTGGGTGCGCCTCGAGGCCCAACCGGGGCAGGAGGTGGGGCTAACTCTCCTCCGGCCCCGGCGGCTCGCCCCAAAGGCCGAGGTCTTGGCTAAAGGGTGATCACTTGGTCCACCCCCGGTAGAGGTCGGGGAAGCACCCCACCTCCACCCCCTCCACCCCGTGGACCCCGACCTCCAGCTGGGGCAGGATCATCTGGGCCAGCTTGTGGCTCGCCGCCCTGGGACTGGAAAGCACGTAGGCCACCCGCATGGTTACCCCCTAGTGCGCCGCCCCTTCCGCGGCCAATAGCGCCAAGGAGGAGGGGATCCCGCCCACGTCCCACCTTGCAGCCACCCGCCAGGCCTCGAGGTCCACCTTCGCCACCTGGCCCAGGGTGGGGTCGGAGAGGTAGGCCACCCCGTGCCCTAGGGCGAGGCCTGGCCTTGGGGCGTCCTGGGGAAGGGGTTTTATGGCCTCGAGGCTTCCCACTACTCGCCCCGCCTCGGGGTCCACCTTAAGGAAGCGCCCGTCGGCGGTGAGGACATAGAGGACCTCCCCCTCGAGGTCAAAGCCGAAGCGGAGGGGGTTGGCCGGGAGGGGTAGCACCCGGACCCCCGAGTTCCCCACAAGGGCCAGCCCCTGGCCCAGGTTCCCCACAAAAAGGGGCCTTTGCGGATGGGCCACCAGGGTTCCCACCCGGGCGCCCTCCGGGGTCCCTTGGGGGTAGGCCACCTTCCGGCCCAGAAGCCCCTGCCCCCGGCGCTCCACCAGCAGCACTCCGTCGGCACAGCCGAAGGCCGCCACCTCCCCCTTGGTGGCGCTCCCGTGGAGCCTGGGGCAGGCCTGGAGGAGGGCGAGGACCCTGGTCCCCCCAAGGGTGTAGGCCTCCACCCGGCCGCCCTCCAGCCCGCCTACGAGAAGGAGGTTCCCGAGAAAGGCCATGGAGGCGTGGTCGGCCCCGCCCGTGGCCAGGAGGCGGGGGGTGAGGTCCAGGCCCAGGCGGCGGAGGTCAAAAAGGGCCACGGTCCCGTCCCCGTCGTGGAACACCCCGAGGAACTCCCCTCCCAGGGCCACGTGGGTGGGCTTGGGCCCGGTGCGGAGGGTGACAGCCACGTAGGGGTTTTCCAGGTGGACGTCCTGGTGGTCCCCGTGGTCCTTTAAGCCGAGCCCGCCCCAAAGGAAGCTCACCGCCTTCCCCTCCCGGTGCACCGCCAGGGCGTACTGGCCGCCGGGGAGGGGGTAGAGGGTCGCCGGGGCAGGCACGGTGAAGCGGCCAAGCTCCCTGCCCTCCTCGTCTAGAACCCGCACCAAAGCCTCCCGGGCGTCGGCCACCACCAGGCGGTGGAGCCCCCCGTGGTTCGGGTGGGCCTCGTCGCCGTGAGCTAGGGCAAAAGCCAAAACCATCAACATCGCCGCACTCAGTCTTCCTCTCCTTCCCGGTTGGGCTATTCCGGCCAGGGCGGTGCAAAGCACCAGGGTGGGCCCTGGTCCCGGGCTTCCGCCCCCGTATAGATAATGAAAACTCATTATCAGTTTGTCAAGCCCTCCCACCCTCTCCAGCCCTTTTTCCGCACCAGGGGCTTGAATGGAGCTCTAGCCGGGCTTGGGCAGGGCTAGGGTCACCCCCACCCAGCAGAGTACCGCGCACAGAAGCAGCGCCGCTTGGACCCCGAGGAGATGGGAGGCCCCCCCGATGAACAGACCCCCCAGCGGCGTACTGCCCAGCAAAAGCAGCTGGTATACGCTGCTCACCCGCCCCCGCAGCTCGTCGGGGGCCTCGAGCTGGAGGAAGTTGTTGGCCTGGGTGGAGAAAAAAACCCCGCTCAGGCCCAACCCCAGCAGCAGCAGGCTGCTGGCCAGGTACGAGGGGGACAGCGCGAGCCCCCCTAAGACCCCGCCAAAGAGCGCCGCTATCCATAACAGCCGGCCCAGCCTTGGCCGCCCGCCGTAGAGGGTAAACAAGGCCCCCGCCAGCGAACCGAATCCCAGCATCGCCCCCAGTCCCCCGTACTCCGCGCTCTTGTCCTGCAGGTGCAGCGCGTACCCCCCTACCAAGGGCAGGATCACCGTGAAGTTGTACCCAAAAGTGCCGATAAAGGCCACCAGCAAGGTCAGGCGGCGCAGCTCCGGATGGCGCCAGAGGTAGCCGAGCCCCTCGCCCAGTTCGCTCCAGATCCGCACCCGCCCCCCGCGCCTCGGCGCCGGCAAACTGCGCATGTCCATGAGGCGTAAGCCCACCAATACCGCCAGAAAGCTCAGGGCGTTGAGCCAGAACATCGCCGCCAGCCCTAGCGGCCCGATCAAAAGCCCAGCCAGCGCCGGTCCCAGCACCCGCGAGCCGTTGAACGCGGCCGAGTTGAGGGCCAGCGCGTTGGCCCGCCGCTCAGGGTCTACCAGGTTGACCACGAACGCCCGGCGCACCGGCTGGCTCACCGCGTTCACCGTGCCCTGCAGGAACACCAGCCAGTAAATCTGCCACAGCCGGATATGCCCCCAGCTCACCAGGGCGGCGAAGACCGCCGCAAGCAGCATGGCCAGGGTTTGGCTCCAGAAGATCAGGCGGTAGCGATCGCTCCGGTCAGCCCACACCCCGCTGGGCAGCACAAACAGCAAAGAGGGCAGAAACTGAAACCCCGCAACCAGCCCCACCGCGGCGGGGGTATCGGCAATGCGCAGCACCAATAGGGCCTGGGCGGTGCTCTGCATCCAGGTTCCGGTGAGGGAGATCAGCTGGCCCCAGAAGTAGAGGCGATAGTTGCGCACTTCGAGGGAGCGAAATCCCGCGCGAAGCGCCGATAGGGCCCTCCGGGTCATGTTCTCTAGCTTATCCCTTATGCGGCAACCAGCGGCCCCCGCCCACCCCCTCTGCCCCCGCAAGAAGGCTGGCCTAAGGCCCGCGCGGGTGACCAGAGAACACCGGGATGGGCTGCCCATCCGGCCCCACCGCCACCATGACAAACCCCGCCCGACAGGCCAACCGCCGCTCGTCGCGCTCCATCGGCTCCACCCACATCTCCACCTCGAGCCGCATCGAACTCTTTCCCACCTCCTTGACCCAGGCCACCAGCTCCACGATCGAGCCCTGCGGCACCGGATGGCGGAAGTCCATGGCGTCGGCATGCACCGTCACCACCTTGCCGCGGGCGTGTCGGGTCGCGGCCACAAAAGCGGCCTCGTCCATCCAGGCCATGGCCGTACCCCCGAACAGGCTGCCGTAGTGGTTGCAGTCGCCGGGGCGCACCAGGTGAACGGTACGGGTCTCGGCCCTCACGCCGGCCTCGAGCCCCGCCCCGCCCGGTGCCCGGCTCATCGGAGGGCCTCCTCGGGGAAGTAGAAGTCCGCATCGGAGAGGGGCTCGACCCGGAGGGCCTTGACGTAGCCGTTGCCCTTGGTGGAGAAGAAGTCGTGGTGCTTGGTCTCGGTGCGCAACCCGGCCAGCACCACCGGGTTTACGTCCTCGGCCTCCACCCCGAAGTAGGGCTCCAACCCCAGGTTCATCAGGGCCTTGTCGGCGTTGTAGCGGGAGAAGCGGAGCACCGCCTCCTCCAGGCCGATGGGGGCGTAGAGCGCCTGGGTGTAGCGGGCCTCGAGCCGGTCCAGCCGCTCGAGCATCTCCAGCACCGCCCGGCCCGCCCTTTCCCCCTCCCGCTCGCCCATGCGGGAGCGCACCTCCTGGGCCAGCAGGCCCACGTACACCCCGTGGATGGCCTCGTCGCGGAGGATCAGGCTGATGATCTCGCCCGAGCTGGTGAGCCGCCCCTGTCCGGCCAGGTATAGCGGGTAGAAGAAACCCGAGTAAAAGAGGTAGGACTCCAGAAGCACGCTCGCGGCCATGGCCCGGTAGAGGCTCCCCGGGTCCTGGATTTCGGTGTAGGCCCTGTGAATCAGGGCCAGCTTGGCCTGCAGCTCGGGCTGGTGGCGCACCCAGTCGAACAGGGCCTCGATGCGCTCCGAGGTGCACAGCGTGGAGAAGATGGAGCTGTAGCTCTTGGCGTGCATGTGCTCCATGGCCCCCATAAAGGAGAGCACCGCCTTGGCCTGCAGGCCCGGCACCCAGCGGGCGATCTGCGGCATCCCCACCCCACCCTGCACGGTATCCAGAAGGGTGAGCCCGGCCAGCACCTCCTCGTAGGCGCGCTGCTCGGCGGGGCCCAGGGTCATCCAGGAGAGCTTGTCGTCGGCCAGGGGGATCTCCTCGTCCACCCAGAACTGCCGCACGTTCTGGTCCCAGAACATCTTGGTGTAGGGGTCGTCGGGGCGGTTCCAGTTGACCGCTTGGAAAGGATCCTGAGGGGAGAGAACTTCGCTCATAAAGGCTCCTGTGGGTTGTGCTCCGGCTTTGCCCGGAGTTGCCGCGCCGCTTCCACGAGGTTGACCAGGGCTGGCCTCACCTCCGCCCATCGGCGGGTTTTCAGGCCGCAGTCGGGGTTGACCCAGAGCTGATCCGGCCTCAGGTACTGCAGGGCCTTCTGCAAAAGCGCGACCATTTCGGAAACAGGGGGTACGCGCGGAGAGTGGATGTCGTAGATTCCCGGCCCGATCTGGTTGGGGTAGCGGTAAGCGGTGAAGGCCTCGAGCAGATCCATCTTTGAGCGCGAGGCTTCGATTGAGATGACGTCGGCGTCCATATCGCCAATGGACCGTATGATGTCGTTGAACTCGGAGTAGCACATATGGGTGTGGATCTGGGTCTCGTCGGCTACGGCCGAGGAGCAGAGGCGAAAGCACTCCACCGCCCAGGCCAGGTAGTGATCCCACTCGGCCCGCCGCAGGGGTAAGCCCTCCCGGAGGGCCGGCTCGTCGATCTGGATGACGCGAATCCCGGCCCGCTCGAGGTCAATGACCTCATCGCGAAGGGCCAGGGCAATCTGGCGGCAGACCTGCTCGCGCGGGAGGTCATCGCGCACAAAAGACCATAGCAGCATGGTCACCGGCCCGGTCAGCATGCCCTTCACCGGCTTATGCGTGAGCGACTGGGCGTAGCTCGACCACTCCAGCGAGATCGGGCGGGGGCGCGATACATCGCCAAAGAGAATCGGGGGGCGCACATAGCGCGAGCCGTAGCTTTGCACCCAGCCGTGCTGGGTGAAGGCATAGCCCTCGAGCCGCTCGGCAAAATACTGCACCATGTCGTTGCGCTCGAACTCCCCGTGCACGAGAACATCCAAGCCGATCTCCTCCTGCCAGCGGATCGCCTCCTCTACCTGCCGTCTGAGGAAGCCGGTGTACCCCTCGGCGCTCAGCTCGCCCCTGGAGAAGGCCGCACGGGCCTTGCGCACCTCGCCGGTCTGGGGAAAGGAACCGATGGTAGTGGTCGGGAAGAGGGGCAGCCCAAGGTGGGCTTGCTGGGCCTTGCGCCGCAGCGGAAAAGGGCTCTTGCGGCGGGTCATCTCGGGGGTAATCCGGGCCAGGCGGTCTCGCACCTGAGGATCGTAGACCTTGGCCGAGGTTTTACGCGCGATAACCGCCGCCGCCGAAGCCGCCAGCTCGTCCTTTACCGCTTCGCGCCCCTGGTTGAGGGCGCGGCCCAGGATCGAGAGCTCCTCTAGCTTCTGGATTGCGAAGGCCAGCCAGGACTTCAACTCCGGGTCAAGGGCGGTCTCCAGGGAGAGGTCGATCGGTACGTGCAGAAGGGAGCAGGACGGCGCCACGATTATCCGCTCCTCCCCCCGCGCCTCCACCACGGGCTCGAGCCGGTCGAGAATGGCCGGCAAATCCGAGCGCCAGACGTTGCGCCCGTCTATCACCCCGAGCGAGAGGGTGAGTTCTGCCGGGGCCTTCCGCAACACTGGCTCGAGCTGGTCGGGGGCGCGCACTAGGTCGAGGTGGATACCGGCGACCGGCAGCGAGAGTACGAGCTCGAGGTTATCTCCATACCCACCAAAATAGCTGGTAAGGAGAACGCGCAAATTTGGCACTGCCCTGGCTATGGCTGTATAGGCCGTGCGGAAAGCGCCAAGGGCAGTTTCATCCAGGTCGAGCGACAAGGCCGGCTCATCCATCTGTACCCACTGGGCCCCGTGCTCGTACAAGCGGCGCAACACCTCGATATAGACCGGCACCAAGCGGTCTATCAGGGTGAGGGGGTTCAGGGCCTTGGGTGTGCTCTTGGCGAGCTTGAGGTAGGTTACGGGCCCCACCAGGACTGGCCGGGTCTGGTAGCCCAAGGCTTTGGCCTCCAGATACTCGTCGATGGGTTTGGTGGCGGCCAGTTGAAAATTCTGGTTTGCCTCCAGCTCCGGCACCATGAAGTGGTAGTTGGTGTCGAACCACTTGGTCATCTCGAGCGCGGGCACGCCCCCGGCGTTGAGGGTTGCGCTGCCGCGCGCCATGGCGAAGTACACCTCCAGCGAGGGTTCGCCCCGGCTCCAACCATAGATGGCCGGAATCGCCCCCACCATGACGCTGGTATCGAGCATGTGGTCGTAGAGCGAGAAGTCGTTGCTGGGGAGGTGGGTGATACCCAGGGCGTGTTGCCTGGCCCAGTTGGCCTTGCGCAGGCCACGCGCCACCTCCCGCAGGGCGGAGGCGGAGGTTTTTCCAGACCAGAACTCCTCCAAAGCGAATTTGAGCTCCCGTCTGGGACCGATTCTTGGAAAGCCCAGATTGCTGACGGCAACAGGCATATTGGTTCCTTTCTAGGCCCGGCTATACGGCCTCCGGTAGGCCGTCACACCGCGCAGGCCAGGCACTCCTCCACCGTGAGGTTCCGGGTGCGGGTGTAGTAGAGGCTCTTGAGGCCCTTCTTCCAGGCGTAGACGTACAGCCGGGCCAGCTCGCGGGTGCTGGTCTCGCTGGTGACGTAGAGCACCGTGCTGATGCCCTGGTCCACGTGGGGCTGGATCTCGGCCACCAAGTCGATCACGCGGTACATGTCCATGTGGTAGGCCGACTTGTAGTACCAGTAGGTCTCTTCGGAGAGGTAGGGCACCGGATAGTAGGTGGTGGCGTTGCCGTAGGTGCGGGTCTCCACCACGTCCACGATGGGGGCTATGGAAGGGGTGGCGTTCTGGATGTAGCTGATGGAGGCCGTGGGGGCGATGGCCAGGCGGTAGGCGTGGTAGAGGCCGTGCTGCTGCACTTCCCTCCGGAGCCTCTCCCAGTCGGCGGGGGAGGGGAGGGGAATCCCGGCGAACAGCTCCCGCACGGCCTGGGTGCGGGGGCGGTAGTCGGTGTGTTCGTAGCGCTCGAAGTACTCCCCGCTGGCGTAGTCGGAGTTCTCGAAGCCCTCGAAGCGCACCCCCCGCTCGCGGGCGATGTGCATGGAGCGCTCGAGGGAGTGGTAGTTCACCGCCGCGAAGAAGCTGCGGGCGAAGTCACGGGCTTCCTCCGACTCGTAGGGGATGTGGTTCTTGGCCAGGTAGCCGTGCAGGTTCATGGCCCCCAACCCCACCGCATGGAAGGCCCGGTTGGCCCGCCCCACTCCGGGGGCGTTCCGCACGTCGGAGAGGTCGCTCACCGCGGTAAGGGCGTCCATGGCGGTATGTACGCTCTCTTGCAGCTTCCCCGAGGCCATCACGCCCGCGATGTTGAGCGAGCCCAGGTTACAGCTCACGTCGTAGCCGATCCGGTCGGGCTGGCCGTAGTCGCCGATCTGCGAGGTGGTTTGGAGCTGGAAGATCTCGGTGCAGAGGTTGGACATCTTGATCTGCCCCAGCCGCCGCAGCGCGTGGACCCGGTTGGCGTTGGAGCGGTAGACGATGTAGGGATAGCCCGACTCGAACTGGGTCTGGGCGATGCGGGTGAGCATCTGGCGGGCCTCGAGGGGCCGCTTCTTCACCTCGGGGTGGGCCACCAGCCGCTCGTACATGCGGTCGAGGTCCATGTCGTCGAGGTGCTCGCCGAAGACCTGATAGACCGAGTAGGGGGCGAAGACGTAGAACTCCCGGCCCGCCTGGGCCAGCTCGAAGAACTTGTCCGGCACGATCAGGCCCAGCGAGAGGGTCTGGAGGCGGCTCTTCTCGTCGGCGTTGATCTTCTTGGTGTCCAAAAACTCCTCCACGTCCCAGTGGAAGATGTTGAGGTACACCGCCCCCGCGCCCTTGCGCTGGCCCATCTGGTCGGCGTAGTTGAAGGCGTCCTCCAGCAGCTTGGCCACCGGCACCACCCCCTTGGCCGCGTGGGCCACGCCCTTGATGGGTTCCCCCCGGGCGCGCAGCTTGGAGAGGTTCAAGGCCACCCCCCCGCCGATCTTGGAGAGCTGCATGGCCGCGTTCAGGTTGAAGCCAATGGAATTGAGGCTGTCGTCGAGCTCGAGCAAAAAGCACGAGACCAGCTCCCCGCGCCGGGCCCGGCCCGCATTGAGGAAGGTGGGGGTGGCGGGCTGGTAGCGCCCCTCCATCATGGCCCGCACGTAGGCGCGGGCTTTTTCTACGTCGCCCTGCGCCAGGTGCAGCGCCACCGCCAGCACCCGGTCCTCGTAGCGCTCGAGGTAGTGCCGCTTGTCGTCGGACTTCAGGGCGTAGTCCTTGTAGAACTTGGAGATGGCCATGAAGCTCTGAAAGCGGAAGCCGTAGCTGTAGGCCAGGTCGGAGAGTTCCAGCAGGTCCTCTTTGCGGTAGAGGCGGAAGAAATCCTCGTAGTACCCCTCGGCGATGAGGGCCTGCATCCGTTCGATGGGCCCGGCGAAACGGCGCAGCCGGGCCTTTACCTCTTCGGCGAAGGCCTGGGCCGCCTCGAGGTCCTTCTCCAGCTGGAAAAATCCGTCCTTTTTGTGAAGTACGGCGCTGTTGAGTTCAAGGTAACGCAAGGTTCTCCTCCTAGTGTTTGCTTCGCAAAGCAGCCTAGTGTTTGCTTCGCAAAGCAGCCCTGCCCGCCCGGTGCACAGCCGCCGGCAGGCGGGGTGGCGCGTCAGCGCTTCCGTCCCGCGCTGCGCCAAGGCGCGGCGTGGGATCGTCGGCCAGGCTCGCCGCCGCCGCGAGCAGGCGCAAGCGGTCTTTTTCCGTACCCGCGAGTTCAAACTTGAGCAGGATCGGAAAGCCGTAGCGCCCGGCCAGCAGGTCCGCCGCGCGGGCGAAGTTGACCCCCCAGTTGCGGTTGCCGCTGGCCGCCACCCCCCGGATGAACGGCCGGTTCTCCTGCGCAAAGCGCTCCACCTCCGGGGGGATCTGCCCGAAGCCGGTGGTGTAGGTCACCAGCACACAGGGCTCCTCCACCCGCTCCTCCCCGTCCCGAAGGCGCAGGCTCCGCAGCGGCAGGCGCTCCACGAAGCGGGCCACATTACCGGTTTTTGAAGCGTAGACGATCAACATACGAAGGCAAAACCTCCCCCGTGCGCCCACTTCAGGTGGGCAGAAGGGCGTATGGCCATAGGCGTAGCCTGCTCCGCCGCAGCGCGGCGGGTAGGGGCTGCCGGGCTAGGTTGTGCAGGGAACGGTCATCATCGATCCTTTCCGTCCTTTGCGCGAGGACTCGGGGACCTACTCGGGCAGGCATTCGGGCTTTTACCGTTGCGCGACAGCGGCGGAATTGCACCGCACTTCCCCTGGCACCGGTAGGGAAACCACATATTGTGGTTTCTGGCCGATAACCTACTACGAGTTGTAGTGGGGTGTCAAGGCCGTCCGGCGTCCGGGATTTCGAGCCTCACTCCCCCTAGGAGGGCTTGGGTCTGGTCCCGCTCAGGAAACTCCACCCCTTCCCCGGCGGCCCGGGCCGCCGCCAGCGCGGTGGCGTAGCGGGCCACCTCCTGCCAGGGCCACCCCTGGAGGATCCCCGCGACGACCCCGGCCAGCAGGGCATCCCCGCAGCCGACGGTGCTCCTCACCCGGACCCGGGGGGGGAAGGCCAGCACGGCTTCTCGAGGGGACAGGAAAACCGCCCCCTCCCCCCCTAGGGAGAGCACCACGTGCTGGGCGCCCAGCTTTTGGATGTGCCTGGCGGCGCGCAGGGCGTCCTCCTTACCGATGGGCCATCCCAGCAACTCCTCGGCCTCGAGCCGGTTCGGCTTGACCAGGAAAGGCCGGGCAGGAAGGGCTTGGCGCAGGGCCTCCCCGCCGGTGTCCAGCAGGACCTTGGCCCCAAGGGCCTGGAGCCGTCGCGCCAGATCGGCGTACACCTCCGGGCCAACCCCCCCGGGCAGGCTGCCGGACAACACCACCAGGTCTCCCGCCTCCAGTTGGTCCAGCACCGCGGCTTCGACCCGGATCCGCTCCTCCTCCCGCAGGGTGGGGCCGGGGGCGTTGAACTCGGTGACCTCGCCGGTTTCCACGTCGGTGGCCTTGAAGTTGCCGCGGGTGGCACCGGCGATCTTCACGCTGGCCAGCTCGAGGTTGGGGGTGGCCTGCAACGAGCGCTCTATGGCCAGGCCAAAGCCTCCCCCTAATGGGGCCACCGCCCGCACCGGGATGCCCTGCCGGGCCAGCGCCCGGGCCACGTTGATGCCCTTGCCGCTGGGCTCCACCTCCATGGCCTGGGCCCGGTTTAGCGCGCCCAGACGGGGAGCCTGAACCACCATCTTCAGGTCTAATGCGGGGTTTAGGGTTAGGGTGACGACTTTCGGAGGGCTCATGGGTTCTCCTCGGCAAGTGCGGCTTGGGCCTGGGTCAGCGCCTTCAGCACGCGCGTATAGGAGCGCCGTAACCGGGCCGCGGCCTCCGGCTGGTGGGGGATAAAGCGGGCGCGCGGCTTCAGCCCCCGGGCCCGCCCAGCCTGCCCCCGCAGGTGCCGCCAGGCCAGGAAGGCTGCCCCCCAGGCCGCGGCGTGGGGGCAGGTGTAGACCTCCAGCGGCCTTCCCAGCATCTCGGCCTTGATCTGCATCCACAGCGCGTTGGCGGTGGGGCCGCCCGCAGCCCGGATGGGGCCCTTCCCCTCCTCTCCCCCGGCCTCCCGCAGGCGCTGCAAAAGCCGGTAGCTCTCGAAGGAAAGCCCCTCCATCAGGGCCCGAGCGAGGTGGCCCGGGCCGTGGGACTCGCGCAGGCCCCAGAACACCCCGCCCGGCAGGGCGGCCTCGCCCGGATCGTCGCTGAGCGGGCCCAGGTGGGGGACAAAGCGCAGCCCCTCCGCCCCCAGGGGAACCCGGGAGGCGGCCTGGGTGAGGCGCGGGCGTACGGCCTCGGCGCCCTCCCCCGCCCCGTCCAGGATGCGCACCCACCAATCGAAGACCGACCCCGAAGCCCGCAGCGTGGCCATGAGGTAGTAGTGCCCGGCGAGGGCGTGGTGGCCGACGATGGCCGTGCTCGAGCGCAGGGCCCGGTCCAGGCCCTCCGGGCCGATCACCTGGAGCAGGGTTTCCGCGGTGCCACAGGCGTTGATGACGCTCCCCGGTTCCAGCGCGCCCAGCCCCGCCGCCGCACAGGCCTGGTCGTGTCCGGCCTCCATCACCGCAAGGCCCGGAGGCAGCCCGGTCTGCCGTGCGGCTTCCGGGGTCACGCGGCCGATGGGGGCGCCGGGCGGCCGCAACGGGGCCGGCAGATCCGGGTCCAGGTCCAGCGCGAGCAACAGGTCCTCCATCCAGCGGCGCTCCCGCAGGTCAAAGAGCAGGGTGCGCGAAGCCTGGGTCAGGCCCATCTGCAACGCGCCGGTGAGGCGGAAGGCGATCCAGTCGGCCACCGAGGTCCAGCGGGGGCCGTCTTGGAACAGCTCAGGGTGCTCCG harbors:
- a CDS encoding 1-phosphofructokinase family hexose kinase; translated protein: MSPPKVVTLTLNPALDLKMVVQAPRLGALNRAQAMEVEPSGKGINVARALARQGIPVRAVAPLGGGFGLAIERSLQATPNLELASVKIAGATRGNFKATDVETGEVTEFNAPGPTLREEERIRVEAAVLDQLEAGDLVVLSGSLPGGVGPEVYADLARRLQALGAKVLLDTGGEALRQALPARPFLVKPNRLEAEELLGWPIGKEDALRAARHIQKLGAQHVVLSLGGEGAVFLSPREAVLAFPPRVRVRSTVGCGDALLAGVVAGILQGWPWQEVARYATALAAARAAGEGVEFPERDQTQALLGGVRLEIPDAGRP
- a CDS encoding L-fuculokinase; the protein is MVLLGIDLGSSFIKVGAFTPQGEEVGLIQAPTPLYRTGTAQGHYLAEELWESVAGLTRELLGRIGRPERLGAVGISSFGESGVLLGRDGRLRHPEVMVWYDERPRPILERLSQRTPALEPARLRRRTGLLPDPTYSLGKLLWLRAEHPELFQDGPRWTSVADWIAFRLTGALQMGLTQASRTLLFDLRERRWMEDLLLALDLDPDLPAPLRPPGAPIGRVTPEAARQTGLPPGLAVMEAGHDQACAAAGLGALEPGSVINACGTAETLLQVIGPEGLDRALRSSTAIVGHHALAGHYYLMATLRASGSVFDWWVRILDGAGEGAEAVRPRLTQAASRVPLGAEGLRFVPHLGPLSDDPGEAALPGGVFWGLRESHGPGHLARALMEGLSFESYRLLQRLREAGGEEGKGPIRAAGGPTANALWMQIKAEMLGRPLEVYTCPHAAAWGAAFLAWRHLRGQAGRARGLKPRARFIPHQPEAAARLRRSYTRVLKALTQAQAALAEENP